The sequence CCTGTTGGCGGGGGGCATACTGCTCGCGGTGGGGAAATTGGGGCTCGTCGGCCGACTCCAGCGGGTCGTCGGCGAACCCGTGATTCGCGGCGTCCAGTTCGCCGTCGCCCTGCTCCTCCTCGAGGCGGCCGTCGACCTCTCCGCGGGGAACCTCCCGGTCGCGATCGGCGGACTGGCTGTCGTCGGCCTGTTAGCGATGGTCGGCTACCGGCAAGCCAGCGTGCTGGTCGTACTCGGACTCGGCGCCCTCGCGGCCGTCGCGACGACGGGACTCCCGACGCCGCAGGTGCCCGCCCTCGCCGTCTTCCCGGCGGGCGGACCGACGCTGTCGAGCGCCGCGCTCGAGGGGACCGTCGCACAGTTGGGGATGACGGTCGGGAACGCGGCGATCGCGACCGCGCTGCTCTGCGGCGATCTCTACGACCGGGAGATCTCGCCAGACACGCTCTCAACGAGCATGGGCGTGACCTGTTTAGCGGCGATTCCGCTCGGCGGCGTGCCGATGTGCCACGGAAGCGGCGGACTCGCGGGGAAGTACGCCTTCGGCGCTCGCACCGGCGGTGCGAACGTGCTGCTCGGGGTCGGCTACCTCGCGCTGGCGCTCGTCGCTACGGGCGCCCTGCTGGCCGCGTTCCCGCTCGCCGTCCTCGGCGTCCTGCTCGTCGTCGTTTCGCTCGAGTTGGCTCGAGCGGCGTTCGAACCGGTTTCCGGCCGGCGCTCGCTGGCGTTCGTGCTGGGCGTCGGCGCCGTCGGCCTGTTTGTCAACGTCGGCGTCGCGTTCGTCCTCGGCGCCGTCCTCTTCTGGGCGCTGGCTCGAGCGGAGTGATCGGTCACTCGAGGCTGGCGTCTTTCCGCACTGCCCGTGCTGTTTTCGACGGTAGCGTAGCAAATCCTCCGCAAAATCACGGTGAGAACGCCGCTCGAGCGGTGCAGCGGCGGCTGTCGGCTGGGTCCGTCACTTCCTCGGTTTCGACAGGATAAATTACATACTGCGATATCAAATCCGTCGAACGCGAGAGACGCGGGGCTTTTCTCTCCGGACTGCGAAGGTGTGCCGATGCCAGCGAGCTGGGCCAAACTCTTCGACCGAGGCACGGATTACGACGTGGATCTCAAGGCCGTTCGAACGGCGGCCGACGAGCTATCGGCCGAGAGGGAGAGGGAGACCGACTCGGGGACGGAGGCCGGCGACGATGCCTGATCGACCGAATCCTGCCCGCGTCGTCGCGGCTCCCGAAGTGCTCGCGGCCGACCTGCTCGTCGGCGGCGATGCCCGCGAGGCCCTCGATCACGTCCGTCGTCACTCCTGGGTCGAACTCGTCGCGAGCGACCGGTTGCTCGAGGAAACCGAACGGCTCGTGACCGAGCTCGCCGACGCGGCCCTCGCGGCCGACCACCGGGAGCGACTCGAGATCGAGCGAGTGGCCGTCGACCAGCCGGCGGACGACCATCCGTCGCTCGCCTCGGCGTACCGAGGGGGAGCCGCACACCTGCTCTCGTACGACGAGGGACTGGGATCAGCGCAGGCGGGCCTCTCCTTACAGCCTCGTGTCTCGGTCAGCGTCCGCCCTCCGGACGCGTTCGCGCAACTGTTCGACCCTGAGAGCCTCTACGAGGCCGTCGAAGGTGGCGACTACCCCGGACCGGATCGGGACCCGCGAGCGACGGAGTAACACGCGAGAAGAGCATCGCGGCGCGGCCGCTCGAGCCGAGACGCTTATCCGGCCACAGCCGCGAGTAGTGAGGGGGCAATGAACGATCTCCGCACCGGATTGAGTTACGGGGACGTGCTCCTCGTTCCGAACCGCTCGCCAGTCGACAGCCGCAGCGACGTGGATCTCTCGACGACGTTCACGCCATCGGTCGAACTCGAGACGCCGCTGGTCTCGGCCGCGATGGACACCGTCACGGAGGCCGAACTGGCGATCGCGCTGTCGCGGGCCGGCGGGTTCGGCGTCCTCCACCGCTTCCTCACGCCGTCGGAGCAGGCCGAACAGGTCGCGCGCGTGAAAGACGCCGGCGAGCAGGTCGGCGCCGCAATCGGGATCGACGAAGACTACGTCGGGCGCAGCGCCGCGCTGGTCGAGGCCGGCGTCGACGCGCTCGTCGTCGATGTCGCCCACGGCCACATGGAACGAACCATCGACGCCGTCGAACGACTCCGTGAGGAGTTCCCCGAGACGGATCTGGTCGCCGGCAACGTCGCGACGCCCGCGGGCGTCGAGGACCTGGCGGCCGCCGGCGCCGACTGCGTGAAGGTCGGCATTGGGCCCGGGTCCCACTGCACCACGCGGAAGGTCGCCGGGGCGGGCGTTCCCCAGTTAACCGCCGTCGACGACTGCGCGGAGGCGGCCGAGGCCCTCGAGGTCACCGTCTGCGCCGACGGCGGCATCCGGACCTCCGGCGATGCGGTGAAGGCGCTGATGGCGGGCGCCGACACCGTGATGATGGGCAGCCTCTTCGCGGGCACCGAGGAGGCCCCCGGCGCGGTCGTCGAGGTCGACGGCACGCGGTACAAGCGCTCGCGCGGCATGGCGACGACGACTGCCGCGGAGAAGCGCGACGACAAGGAGGAGAACGTCCGCGCCGACGAGGGCGTCGAGGCGCTGACCCCGTACAAGGGACCGGTCGCCGACGTCGTCGAGGAGTTCTGCGCGGGCATCCAGTCGGGGCTCTCCTACTGCGGCGGCCACACGATCCCTGCAGCCCGAGAGAAGGCGGAGTTCATCCGCGTTGCGGCCAGCGCGAAGGAACGAGAGGGCTACCACGCCGACCACGACTGGGAAGGCGTCGACGTCGACAGCACGGCGAAGGCCGTCGACGGCTCGGGGTCGGACGGCGGAAGCGGGAACGCGGCCGCGGAAGGCGACGACTGACAGCCGTCGATCGCCATCGCTTCGGCGCTCGCGATCGGGCTCGAGCGGAGACGGCCGACCGTGACTCAGACGGGTTTTCTCGCTTCGATCCGAGCGGACGCGACCGACAGGTCTGCGGTCCACTCGCCCTCGAGGGTGATCGAGACGTCGACGAAGCCGGCGTCGTCGAGCAGCGTTTCCAGTTCGTCGACCGTCGCGGCCCCGCCGACGCAGGCGTCGACGGCGTCGGGATTCTCGCGGATCTCCCGCGGGAGCGGCTCGGTCGCAACGAGATCCGAAATCGCGAGCGTGCCGCCGGGCCGAAGGACCCTGTACGCCTCCGCGAACACTCGTCCCTTGTCCGGCGAGAGGTTGACGACGCAATTCGAGACGATCGTATCGACGGTCGCGTCCGCGACCGGGAGGTGTTCGATCTCGCCCAGTCGGAACTCGACGGTTTCGAACTCGCCCTCGGCCGCGTTCTCGCGAGCGCGCTCGAGCATCTCAGGGGTCATGTCGACGCCGATGACCCGTCCCGCGGCGCCGACCTCGCGGGCCGCGAGGAAGCAGTCGAACCCGCCGCCGGAGCCGAGGTCGAGGACCGTCTCGCCGGCCTCGAGGTTCGAAATCGCGACCGGGTTACCACAGCCGAGCCCGAGGTTCGACTCTTCGGGGGCGGCCTCGAGGTCGGCCGGCTCGTAGCCGTGGGACAGCGCCCGAGACGGATCGTCCTCGAGGTCAAACTCGCCGTTCGAAGCGTCACAGCAGCCGCTGTCGGTTTCCGAGGTGTCACAACACTCCGTTGCGGTGTCGTCGTCGGCCGCGGGGTCGTCACAGCAGTCGCCGTCGGTCGTCGGTGCGTCGCAACAGTCTCCGTCAGCGGACGCGACCTCGGCGTACCGCTCACGGACATGCGTTCGCTGGTCGCGCGGCGCGTCGGTCGCGTCGTCGGTGGTGGTATCGGTTTCTGTCATAGTGGTCTCGGTTCGTATCGCATTGCGGTCAGTCGGATTCCGGAACGTCGACGGCGGCTCCGATATCGAGCAACTCGAGCGCCGCCGTGTCGGCGATCCGGTAGTAGGTCCACTTCCCCTTCTTGCGGCCCTTGATCAGCCCCGCTTCCCGAAGCCGACGGAGGTGGGTCGCGACTGTCGACTGGGGCGCCTCGAGGACGACCTGCAGTTCGCAGGCGCACAGCTCGCCGTCCCGGAGCGCCTCGAGGATCCGTACTCGGTGTTCGTTCGCGAGCGCGCCGAATACTGCCGCCTGCGTCGTGACCCTGTCCTCGGCCGGCCGCTGCTCCGTCAGGGCGTCAACTATCTCCTCGACATCGTCGTACACGCCCTCGAGGCTCCGGCAGGCCGTCTCGATCGCGTTATCGTCCGAACTCATATTGTATTTTCTCGATCTATAATGGGCGAGATCTTGCTCTCGAGAGCGGTTTCTCGAGCGCTCCCTCGCCTACGATACCTCACGTTACGCGCCATATAAAGGTCTAGCACCGGATATCAAGAATAGTCGTCTTCGGAAAGTCTGCAAAACGAATTCGGATTGGGAGGGTTGAATCGAAAATACCCGATCTATCGAATCACTGATCGCGTCCAGCGTACCACTCCGCAAACTCGGCCAGCGCGCGGCCGCGGTGGGAAATAGCGTTTTTCTCTTCGGTGCTCATCTCTGCCATCGTCTGCCCGTTGTACTCGAAGATCGGATCGTAGCCGAAGCCGCCCTCGCCGCGCGGGGCGACGAGCGTGCCCGCGACCGTTCCTTTGAAGGTCTCGGTCCCGTCCTCATCGGCGTACGCGAGCACCGTCCTGAATCGCGCCCGTCGGTTCTCCTCCTCACTCGCGAGTCGCCAGAGGCGTTCGACGCCGACGGTGTCCTCCACGTAAGACGAATACGGTCCCGGGAACCCCTCGAGTGCGTCGACGAACAGTCCCGCGTCGTCGACGAGGACCGGTTCGTCGCTCCCCAGTTCCTCGAAGGCTTCGCGGGCGCCGTGGGCCGCAATCGCCTCGAGCGAGTCGCTCTGGACCTCGGTGTAGTCGTAGTCGATCTGTTCAACTGGCTCGAGGTCTGCGAGGTAATCTCGCGCCTCGCGAACCTTCCCCTCGTTGCCGGTGACGAATCGAATGACCATATGCGATGCGGCGTTCGCGGGCGGAAAATAGCCGTCGATCGCACGGTTTCGCGGCGCGCCGGTTCCGGACCTCGGCGGAACCTTATGCTCGAACGACACGATTCGATTGTATGGACGTCACTGACTGGGACGATCCGACTCGAATCGACGACCTCGAGGGCGGCGGCGAGCGCCGCGTCCTCGCCTGCACGGACGAGCTGCTGCTGGTCCACTACTCGCTGTCGGAAGGCAAGGAGGGCGAGCCACACAGCCACGAGGAGACGACTCAGGCGAGCTTCGTCATCGAGGGCTCGCTCGAACTCCGCGGCGCGTACTCCGGAACGGTCGAGGCCGGGGGCTCCTACGTCATTCCGCCCGGGACGAAACACGGTGTGCGTGCCCTCGAACCGTGTCGCGTGATCGACGCGTTCGCGCCGCCGCTCGCGGAGTATTTGCCTGATTAGACGCACGAAATCGGTCGCGGCTCGAGCCGACGGCAGTTACAACTCGAGGGTCTCGATGACGGTCGCCTCCGCCTTCCGGAGGTGTTCGGCGGCCGTACCCGGGGCACTCGAGTTCCCAGGCGACCCACAGTACGTCGCCGACCTCGTCGCGGTGATCGCCAGCCTCGACTGCATCACGGGCGAGGTCAACCACTGACAGCGGTCAGCGATCGACGGTCGACGATCGGGCGTCGACGTCCGCGAGGCGCTCGAGCGGCACCCAGCCGTCGAGGACGGTCTCGAGGGTGTACTCAGCGACCTCCTCGTCGGTCAGCTGGCGGGCCCAGTCGACCCGCTCGTCGGGCGTAAAGCCGGGCCCCTCGTTCTCGTACTCGGCATAGAAGGCGGTTTCCTCCTTGTCGGGGTCCCGCCAGTTGTGCCACCCCTCGGGCCGAACGTGCTCGCCGAGGTGACAGTGAACGAATACCGTCTGAGCGTAGGGCCGCCACGGTCGTCCCAGGTAGAAGGAGTCGTCGGGCGCGTCGCCCATGATCTCGCAGTTCCGGAAGAGGTAGCCGTAGTCGGTGTCCTCGGTCGTCGAGGCGGCGGTGACGTACCCCTCGTCGCCGGTACAGAAGATCTCGCAGTCCTCGAAGACGGCCGTCGACCAGCCGAAGATGAAGTCGACCCGCCCCTCGACGTAGCAGTCACGGTAGTACTGACGGCTGTCCTCGCCGTGGGTGTAGAGGGTGTCCTGCCAGCCCAGGAATCGGCAGTTTTCGAAGACAGCGCGGTCGCCGTCGACACGGACGGCAACGGCCTGCCCTACGGCGCCCGCCGTGTTCTGGAACGTGAGGTCCCGCGCCGTGAAGTCGTCACCGAACAGGAAGCAACTCGAGGACTCGGTCGTCCCCATCTCCTCACCGAAGCGGTTCTCCTTGCCGTTGTAGTCGTCGTACGTGAGAATCGTGTCCTCGGGGTCCTCGCCGACGAGAGTCACGTTGGTCTTGGAGGACGGCACCACCAGTTTCTCCTCGTAGGTCCCGGACTCGAGGTGGATCGTCGTCTCCGCGTCCCGGAAGTCCGGAACGGCGTCGATCGCGGCCTGAACGGACTCGAAATCGCCGCTCCCATCTCGAGCGACGACGAAGTCGGGGCTCTCGACCTGCATACTGCCCCACATTGTGCCGTGGTCCGGTATAACGGTTCGGTCCGTCGACGTCTCGCGATTTCGACAGCTACTCGAGCCTAATGACTCCTCGCGGAGACGGATCGACACGAAACCCGAGGTGACGTTACCGTCCCGTCACATCCTCGTGTGCACGGGCGAGTTCGCGGAATCTGCGACGACAGTAACGCAGAGCCAGGACATATTTCCGTCAGAGTGGGTGTCAGACGGGAAGAATTAGAAGCACAGCGGTTCTGGTTCAGCGATTGTCCGTTTCTCGTTTCAGGCGATTTCGATGGTACAAGTACTATAACGGGACCACGACACCGAGGAGGGGGAGTCTCGCAGTTAGCGTCGGAAGCTGTCTGATCCTCGAATCCGCGTATTCTATTCGTCGAATATCGATGCGGAGAAGAAAATATCCGAAATATTGAACGATAATCGTCATTATCGTAATCGATAGTAGCATCCGTTCCATTTGGTACGCAATAGACTAATACGAATAACAGGTTATCGGAACCGAGTCCCGACGAAAAGGGACGGACGGCTAGGGGATCGTATGGTGACGGAATCGGAAATGAGCGCGCGATCAGTTAGCCGACTCGTCCTGGTCGTCGACGATGACCTCGACAGGTTCGTCCCGGCGGTCCTCGTCGGCGCCGGAGTCGCTCTGCTCTTGCTGCCAGAGGAGCGCGCCAGCGACGAGGACGACGATCCACGACCGCCAGTTGGCGAGGTTCAGGGTGTAGCCGACGCCGAAAGGCTTCTCGACGAGCATTCCCTCGCCGGGCTGCCAGTACGAGGAGATCATCCGTCCGAGGCTGGGTCGATCGAAGTTGTACGGTACGCCAAGAATCTCTCCGGAAGTCGGTTTGTCTACCATACGGGAAGATACGACCTCACCTGATAAGAGTATTTGGTGATCCTCTCCGTCAGCGGAATCGAACGCCCGCGGGGCCTCGAGAGCGCCGTCCCGTATCGCGGTTCCGTGGGGATGAGAGCCGCCGACCTACCGCTCGAGCAAGGCTCCGATTAGCTTCGATTCGGCTTTCTGGAGGTGTTCCGCGGCGGTCGCGGTCGCGCAGTCGAGTTCGCGGGCGACATCGGCCGCCGTCGCCTCGCGGGGAACGTCGTAGTAACCGATCTCGAGGGCGGCCTCGACAGCCTCGCGCTGGCGCTCGGAGAGCTGTCCGACGGCGCTCTTCGGGGCGACAGTCTCCCCGCCGACCGCTTCGACGGTGACGCCGACGCCGTCGGGGACGCCCTCGACCGCGTTCTGGATGTCGGCAGCCGTCCCGATGATCGAGAACGTGTTGGTCCCGTCGTCGTTGCAGACGATCGGCGGGACGGTGATCAGACTCCCCTGCGTGAAGTTCTCGAACAGGAGACGTGCGGCGTCGGCGACCGCCCCTTCGAGGAAGCAGTGACACTCCCGTTCGGTGAGCGGAAGGAGTTCGTACTCGTCGACGTTTCGGCTGGCCTCGAGTTCGGGCTCAAACCGGCGGTAGTCGCCGCGAAGCCACAGCAGGAACGCCGTCGGCGGCGCCGCGACGTTCCAGTTGATAATGTGGGCTCGATCCAGTGACGGCGCCCCGCCCGCGAACCGTCGGTACAGCGGCGGCGCGTACTCGCCGGCGGGGTCCAAGGTGATTCGAACGCGTTTCATCGGTCGGTCGCCGTCGGCTAGTCGGCAGGCGACGTAATAAATGCGCACGAGATATTCGGCCACACGATTTCCACTCGGCCGCCCGTACGACCGCGTATGCAGCGAAACGTCGGCGGACTCAATCGCATCGGACGCGGCGTGCTCGGCATCTGGCTGGTCGTGATGGCCGCGGCGGCCTACCAGGACGACAAGCGCGAGCGCGCAGCGATAGCGGGCATCGCCGGGCTCGGACTCCTCCAGAACGTCTGGATGGGCTTTTGCGGCGGGAATTACCTGCTCGGGGTCGATACGACCGAGGACTCCTGCTCCGCGGAGTAACGAAACCTCGAGTATCGAGTCAAGAACGAAGAACCGGCGACCGACGGTCTCGAGACAACTTCCTCCTTACTCCCGACCGTCGTCGCTGACGTACCGGCCGCGCCCCTCGACGTCCCGCAGACGCTCGAGCACTCGCTCCTCGCCGACCTCGCGGTAGCCCTCCCGTAGCGCCTCGCGGAGCGGGGCGGGGTCGTCGGCAGTGCCGACGAGGCTCTGGTCGAAGACGTGGATATCCATCGCGTAGTCCTCGACGTGGTCGGTGTGGTAGCCGAGTCCGAAATCGATGAGGACGGTCCGCTCGCGGTCCTCGGCCGTCCGCTCGGTTCCGGCGGCGTCGGGTTCCACGGACCCGACGCGGACGTTTCGCGTCGTCGGATCACCGTGGACGAATCCGGCCCGGTGTAGCCGCGCGAGGT comes from Haloterrigena salifodinae and encodes:
- a CDS encoding helix-turn-helix domain-containing protein; its protein translation is MKRVRITLDPAGEYAPPLYRRFAGGAPSLDRAHIINWNVAAPPTAFLLWLRGDYRRFEPELEASRNVDEYELLPLTERECHCFLEGAVADAARLLFENFTQGSLITVPPIVCNDDGTNTFSIIGTAADIQNAVEGVPDGVGVTVEAVGGETVAPKSAVGQLSERQREAVEAALEIGYYDVPREATAADVARELDCATATAAEHLQKAESKLIGALLER
- a CDS encoding YgaP family membrane protein; translated protein: MQRNVGGLNRIGRGVLGIWLVVMAAAAYQDDKRERAAIAGIAGLGLLQNVWMGFCGGNYLLGVDTTEDSCSAE
- a CDS encoding ArsR/SmtB family transcription factor, which gives rise to MSSDDNAIETACRSLEGVYDDVEEIVDALTEQRPAEDRVTTQAAVFGALANEHRVRILEALRDGELCACELQVVLEAPQSTVATHLRRLREAGLIKGRKKGKWTYYRIADTAALELLDIGAAVDVPESD
- a CDS encoding DUF7384 family protein, with translation MPDRPNPARVVAAPEVLAADLLVGGDAREALDHVRRHSWVELVASDRLLEETERLVTELADAALAADHRERLEIERVAVDQPADDHPSLASAYRGGAAHLLSYDEGLGSAQAGLSLQPRVSVSVRPPDAFAQLFDPESLYEAVEGGDYPGPDRDPRATE
- a CDS encoding putative sulfate/molybdate transporter, with the protein product MAYSFRSGAGSALEFSTSELTGALGDSVTVLPLLVALAATTSVSLPHVLVGFGVFQIVWGLYYGLPLSVEPMKALIGLAIVGTLTYAELAAAGLLAGGILLAVGKLGLVGRLQRVVGEPVIRGVQFAVALLLLEAAVDLSAGNLPVAIGGLAVVGLLAMVGYRQASVLVVLGLGALAAVATTGLPTPQVPALAVFPAGGPTLSSAALEGTVAQLGMTVGNAAIATALLCGDLYDREISPDTLSTSMGVTCLAAIPLGGVPMCHGSGGLAGKYAFGARTGGANVLLGVGYLALALVATGALLAAFPLAVLGVLLVVVSLELARAAFEPVSGRRSLAFVLGVGAVGLFVNVGVAFVLGAVLFWALARAE
- a CDS encoding cupin domain-containing protein; amino-acid sequence: MDVTDWDDPTRIDDLEGGGERRVLACTDELLLVHYSLSEGKEGEPHSHEETTQASFVIEGSLELRGAYSGTVEAGGSYVIPPGTKHGVRALEPCRVIDAFAPPLAEYLPD
- a CDS encoding pectinesterase family protein, which gives rise to MQVESPDFVVARDGSGDFESVQAAIDAVPDFRDAETTIHLESGTYEEKLVVPSSKTNVTLVGEDPEDTILTYDDYNGKENRFGEEMGTTESSSCFLFGDDFTARDLTFQNTAGAVGQAVAVRVDGDRAVFENCRFLGWQDTLYTHGEDSRQYYRDCYVEGRVDFIFGWSTAVFEDCEIFCTGDEGYVTAASTTEDTDYGYLFRNCEIMGDAPDDSFYLGRPWRPYAQTVFVHCHLGEHVRPEGWHNWRDPDKEETAFYAEYENEGPGFTPDERVDWARQLTDEEVAEYTLETVLDGWVPLERLADVDARSSTVDR
- a CDS encoding XTP/dITP diphosphatase; protein product: MVIRFVTGNEGKVREARDYLADLEPVEQIDYDYTEVQSDSLEAIAAHGAREAFEELGSDEPVLVDDAGLFVDALEGFPGPYSSYVEDTVGVERLWRLASEEENRRARFRTVLAYADEDGTETFKGTVAGTLVAPRGEGGFGYDPIFEYNGQTMAEMSTEEKNAISHRGRALAEFAEWYAGRDQ
- the arsM gene encoding arsenite methyltransferase, producing the protein MTETDTTTDDATDAPRDQRTHVRERYAEVASADGDCCDAPTTDGDCCDDPAADDDTATECCDTSETDSGCCDASNGEFDLEDDPSRALSHGYEPADLEAAPEESNLGLGCGNPVAISNLEAGETVLDLGSGGGFDCFLAAREVGAAGRVIGVDMTPEMLERARENAAEGEFETVEFRLGEIEHLPVADATVDTIVSNCVVNLSPDKGRVFAEAYRVLRPGGTLAISDLVATEPLPREIRENPDAVDACVGGAATVDELETLLDDAGFVDVSITLEGEWTADLSVASARIEARKPV
- a CDS encoding guanosine monophosphate reductase; this encodes MNDLRTGLSYGDVLLVPNRSPVDSRSDVDLSTTFTPSVELETPLVSAAMDTVTEAELAIALSRAGGFGVLHRFLTPSEQAEQVARVKDAGEQVGAAIGIDEDYVGRSAALVEAGVDALVVDVAHGHMERTIDAVERLREEFPETDLVAGNVATPAGVEDLAAAGADCVKVGIGPGSHCTTRKVAGAGVPQLTAVDDCAEAAEALEVTVCADGGIRTSGDAVKALMAGADTVMMGSLFAGTEEAPGAVVEVDGTRYKRSRGMATTTAAEKRDDKEENVRADEGVEALTPYKGPVADVVEEFCAGIQSGLSYCGGHTIPAAREKAEFIRVAASAKEREGYHADHDWEGVDVDSTAKAVDGSGSDGGSGNAAAEGDD
- a CDS encoding DUF5808 domain-containing protein, giving the protein MVDKPTSGEILGVPYNFDRPSLGRMISSYWQPGEGMLVEKPFGVGYTLNLANWRSWIVVLVAGALLWQQEQSDSGADEDRRDEPVEVIVDDQDESAN